The following proteins are co-located in the Peromyscus maniculatus bairdii isolate BWxNUB_F1_BW_parent chromosome 23, HU_Pman_BW_mat_3.1, whole genome shotgun sequence genome:
- the Slc12a9 gene encoding solute carrier family 12 member 9 isoform X3, whose product MISRTLGPEVGGSIGLMFYLANVCGCAVSLLGLVESVLDVFGADVTGASGIRVLPQGYGWNLLYGSLLLGLVGGVCTLGAGLYARASFLTFLLVSGSLASVLVSFVAMKPKDIQLAPRPGTNGSAVPPRYGHFTGFNGSTLKDNLGAGYAEDYTTGAMMTFASVFAVLFNGCTGIMAGANMSGELKDPSRAIPLGTIIAVAYTFFIYILLFFLSSFTCDRTLLQEDYGFFRGISLWPPLVLIGIYATALSASMSSLIGASRILHALAQDDLFGVILAPAKVVSGGGNPWGAVLYSWGLVQLVLLAGKLNTLAAVVTVFYLVAYAAVDLSCLSLEWASAPNFRPTFNLFSWHTCLLGVASCLLMMFLISPGAAGGSLLLMGLLSALLTARGGPSSWGYVSQALLFHQVRKYLLRLDVRKEHVKFWRPQLLLLVGNPRGALPLLRLANQLKKGGLYVLGHVTLGDLDSLPSDPVQPQYGAWLSLVDLAQVKAFVDLTLSPSVRQGAQHLLRISGLGGMKPNTLVLGFYDDAPPQDHFLTDPAFSEPAEGTREGGSPALSTLFPPPRAPGSPRALSPQDYVATVADALKMNKNVVLARACGALPPERLSRGSGSSAQLHHVDVWPLNLLRPRGGPGYVDVCGLFLLQMATILSMVPAWHSARLRIFLCLGPREAPGAAEGRLRALLSQLRIRAEVQEVPWGEGAETGEPEEEEGDFVNGGRGDEEAEALACSANALVRAQQGRGTAGGGGPGGPEGRDGEEGPTTALTFLYLPRPPADPARYPRYLALLEVLSRDLGPTLLVHGVTPVTCTDL is encoded by the exons ATGATCAGCAGGACCCTGGGGCCGGAGGTTGGCGGCAGCATCGGCCTCATGTTCTACCTGGCCAACGTCTGTGGCTGTGCTGTGTCCCTGCTGGGACTGGTGGAGTCGGTGCTGGATGTCTTCGGGGCTG ACGTCACAGGCGCCAGTGGGATCCGGGTTCTACCCCAGGGTTACGGCTGGAATCTGCTCTACGGCTCCCTGCTGCTCGGCCTCGTGGGTGGCGTGTGCACACTGGGAGCTGGACTCTACGCCCGTGCCTCCTTTCTTACATTCCTGCTGGTCTCTGGCTCCCTGGCCTCCGTGCTGGTCAGCTTTGTGGCCATGAAACCCAAGGACATCCAGTTGGCGCCCCGACCAGGCACCAACGGCTCCGCTGTGCCACCCCGATATGGCCACTTCACTGGCTTCAACGGCAGCACCCTGAAGGACAACTTGGGTG CTGGTTATGCTGAGGACTACACCACGGGAGCCATGATGACCTTCGCTAGTGTCTTTGCGGTCCTCTTCAACGGCTGCACCGGCATCATGGCTGGGGCCAACATGTCAG GGGAGCTGAAGGACCCCAGCCGGGCGATTCCACTGGGCACCATCATCGCTGTGGCCTATACCTTCTTCATCtacatcctcctcttcttcctctccagctTCACTTGTGACAG GACCCTGCTTCAGGAAGACTATGGGTTCTTCCGTGGCATCAGCTTGTGGCCCCCACTCGTGTTGATCGGCATCTACGCCACGGCACTCTCGGCCTCCATGAGCTCTCTCATCGGCGCCTCCCGAATCCTGCATGCCCTGGCCCAGGATGACCTCTTCG gaGTCATCTTGGCACCGGCCAAGGTAGTCTCTGGAGGGGGTAACCCCTGGGGTGCTGTCCTGTATTCCTGGGGCCTAGTGCAG CTGGTGTTGCTGGCTGGGAAGCTGAACACGCTGGCTGCCGTGGTCACCGTCTTCTACTTGGTGGCCTATGCCGCCGTGGACCTGTCTTGCCTGAGTCTAGAGTGGGCTTCAGCCCCCAACTTCCG CCCCACCTTCAACCTGTTCTCCTGGCACACCTGCCTGCTCGGGGTGGCTTCCTGCCTGCTGATGATGTTCCTCATCAGCCCCGGGGCCGCCGGTGGGTCCCTTCTCCTCATGGGCCTGCTTTCCGCTCTTCTCACCGCGCGAGGAGGACCCAGTAGTTGGGGCTACGTCAGCCAAGCCTTGCTTTTCCACCAG GTGCGGAAGTACTTGCTCCGCCTGGATGTCCGCAAGGAGCATGTGAAGTTCTGGAGgccccagctgctgctcctggtGGGAAACCCTCGGGGTGCCCTGCCTCTGCTACGGCTGGCCAACCAGCTAAAGAAGGGGGGACTCTATGTGCTGGGCCACGTCACTCTGGGAGACCTTG ACTCTCTACCCTCAGACCCGGTACAGCCGCAGTATGGCGCGTGGCTGAGCCTGGTGGACCTTGCCCAAGTGAAGGCCTTTGTGGACCTCACTCTGTCACCCTCTGTGCGCCAGGGCGCTCAGCATCTACTGCGGATCTCTGGCCTCG GCGGCATGAAGCCCAACACGTTGGTGCTGGGTTTCTACGATGACGCCCCACCCCAGGACCATTTCCTAACAGACCCTGCCTTCTCCGAGCCTGCAGAGGGCACCCGAGAGGGCGGGTCGCCGGCCCTGAGCACGCTGTTCCCCCCACCTCGGGCTCCTGGGAGCCCCCGGGCTCTCAGTCCCCAGGACTACGTGGCCACGGTGGCAGATGCTCTCAAGATGAACAAGAATGTGGTCCTCGCCCGGGCTTGTGGGGCTCTGCCCCCGGAGCGGCTAAGCCGGGGGTCCGGGAGCAGCGCTCAGCTCCATCACGTGGACGTGTGGCCCTTGAACCTGCTGCGGCCCCGGGGTGGGCCCGGCTACGTGGACGTCTGTGGCCTTTTCCTGCTGCAGATGGCTACCATCTTAAGCATGGTGCCCGCCTGGCACAGTGCCCGGCTCCGGATCTTCCTGTGCTTGGGGCCTAGGGAGGCTCCTGGGGCAGCGGAGGGACGGCTCCGGGCTCTGTTGAGTCAACTCAGGATCCGGGCAGAGGTGCAAGAGGTGCCGTGGGGTGAAGGAGCCGAGACCGGGGAGCccgaggaggaggaaggggacttTGTGAACGGTGGTCGCGGAGATGAAGAGGCCGAGGCTCTGGCTTGCAGCGCCAACGCCCTGGTGCGTGCCCAGCAGGGCCGAGGCACAGCAGGAGGAGGCGGCCCTGGGGGGCCtgaaggaagggatggggaggaggggccCACCACAGCCCTTACCTTCCTCTACCTGCCTCGACCGCCTGCCGATCCTGCCCGCTACCCCAGGTACCTGGCGCTGCTGGAAGTCCTGAGCCGTGACCTGGGTCCCACCCTTCTCGTTCATGGCGTCACTCCGGTCACCTGTACTGATCTCTGA
- the Trip6 gene encoding thyroid receptor-interacting protein 6 has product MSGPTWLPPKQPEPSRVPQGRALPRGALGPPPAHGATLQPHPRVNFCPLPPEQCYQPPGVPDDRGPTWVGSHGAPQRLQGLPPDRGVIRPGSLDAEIDSLTSMLADLDGGRSHPPPRRPDRQAFEAPPPHAYRAGSLKPSGGAGPSPMLPASPYGGPTPASYATASTPAGPAFPVQVKVAQPVRGCGLPRRGAPQASGPPPGPHFPLPGRGEVWGSGYRSHREPGPGLKEDAAGIHGPAGGGRGGGHGPQVPLSQPPEEELERLTKKLVHDMSHPPSGEYFGRCGGCGEDVVGDGAGVVALDRVFHIGCFVCSTCRAQLRGQHFYAVERRAYCESCYVATLEKCSTCSEPILDRILRAMGKAYHPGCFTCVVCHRGLDGIPFTVDATSQIHCIEDFHRKFAPRCSVCGGAIMPEPGQEETVRIVALDRSFHIGCYKCEECGLLLSSEGECQGCYPLDGHILCKACSAWRIQELSATVTTDC; this is encoded by the exons ATGTCTGGGCCCACCTGGCTCCCCCCGAAGCAGCCAGAGCCCTCCAGAGTCCCCCAGGGAAGAGCGCTTCCCCGAGGCGCCCTGGGGCCGCCACCGGCCCACGGAGCAA cactccagccccaccccagggTCAACTTTTGCCCCCTCCCACCCGAACAATGTTACCAGCCTCCGGGGGTACCAGACGATCGGGGGCCTACCTGGGTGGGATCCCACGGAGCACCCCAGCGCCTGCAG GGGCTCCCGCCAGACAGGGGCGTCATCCGCCCTGGAAGCCTGGATGCTGAGATAGACTCACTTACCAGCATGTTGGCTGATCTGGACGGGGGTCGCAGTCATCCTCCTCCTCGGCGACCAGACCGACAG GCTTTTGAGGCCCCTCCACCCCACGCTTACCGCGCAGGCTCTCTGAAGCCCAGTGGAGGTGCCGGTCCAAGCCCTATGCTCCCAGCATCCCCTTATGGCGGACCGACCCCAGCCTCCTACGCTACGGCCAGCACGCCCGCCGGTCCTGCTTTCCCTGTACAAGTGAAGGTGGCTCAACCCGTGAGAGGCTGTGGACTGCCGAGGCGCGGAGCCCCTCAGGCCTCGGGGCCGCCTCCAGGCCCCCACTTTCCTTTGCCGGGCCGTGGTGAAGTCTGGGGGTCTGGCTATAGGAGCCACCGTGAGCCGGGACCAGGGCTTAAGGAGGATGCTGCTGGGATACATGgcccagcaggaggaggaagaggaggcgggCATGGGCCCCAG GTCCCCTTAAGCCAGCCTCCCGAAGAGGAACTAGAGAGACTGACCAAGAAACTGGTGCATGACATGAGCCACCCGCCCAGCGGGGAGTACTTTG GTcggtgtggtggctgtggggaaGACGTCGTTGGCGATGGGGCTGGGGTTGTGGCCCTGGACCGTGTCTTCCATATTGGTTGTTTTGTGTGTTCCACCTGTCGGGCCCAGCTCCGGGGCCAGCATTTCTATGCTGTGGAGAGGAGGGCGTACTGTGAGAGCTGCTATGTG GCCACCTTGGAGAAGTGTTCCACGTGCTCTGAACCCATCCTAGACCGAATCCTGAGGGCTATGGGGAAGGCTTACCACCCTGGATGCTTCACCTGTGTGGTGTGTCACCGTGGCCTCGATGGCATCCCTTTCACCGTGGATGCCACCAGCCAGATCCACTGCATTGAGGATTTCCACAG GAAATTTGCCCCACGGTGCTCAGTGTGTGGTGGGGCCATCATGCCAGAACCAGGTCAGGAGGAGACGGTGAGAATCGTTGCTCTGGATCGAAGTTTCCACATTGGCTGTTACAAgtgtgag GAGTGtgggctgctgctgtcctccgAGGGTGAGTGTCAGGGCTGCTACCCGCTGGACGGGCACATCCTGTGCAAGGCTTGCAGTGCCTGGCGCATCCAAGAGCTCTCGGCCACTGTCACCACTGACTGTTGA
- the Slc12a9 gene encoding solute carrier family 12 member 9 isoform X2: protein MASESSPLLAYRLLGEEGGAFPPTGAGGSGVPSARKLSTFLGVVVPTVLSMFSIVVFLRIGFVVGHAGLLQALAMLLVAYIILALTVLSVCAIATNGAVRGGGAYFMISRTLGPEVGGSIGLMFYLANVCGCAVSLLGLVESVLDVFGADVTGASGIRVLPQGYGWNLLYGSLLLGLVGGVCTLGAGLYARASFLTFLLVSGSLASVLVSFVAMKPKDIQLAPRPGTNGSAVPPRYGHFTGFNGSTLKDNLGAGYAEDYTTGAMMTFASVFAVLFNGCTGIMAGANMSGELKDPSRAIPLGTIIAVAYTFFIYILLFFLSSFTCDRTLLQEDYGFFRGISLWPPLVLIGIYATALSASMSSLIGASRILHALAQDDLFGVILAPAKVVSGGGNPWGAVLYSWGLVQLVLLAGKLNTLAAVVTVFYLVAYAAVDLSCLSLEWASAPNFRPTFNLFSWHTCLLGVASCLLMMFLISPGAAGGSLLLMGLLSALLTARGGPSSWGYVSQALLFHQVRKYLLRLDVRKEHVKFWRPQLLLLVGNPRGALPLLRLANQLKKGGLYVLGHVTLGDLDSLPSDPVQPQYGAWLSLVDLAQVKAFVDLTLSPSVRQGAQHLLRISGLGGMKPNTLVLGFYDDAPPQDHFLTDPAFSEPAEGTREGGSPALSTLFPPPRAPGSPRALSPQDYVATVADALKMNKNVVLARACGALPPERLSRGSGSSAQLHHVDVWPLNLLRPRGGPGYVDVCGLFLLQMATILSMVPAWHSARLRIFLCLGPREAPGAAEGRLRALLSQLRIRAEVQEVPWGEGAETGEPEEEEGDFVNGGRGDEEAEALACSANALVPGAAGSPEP, encoded by the exons ATGGCCAGCGAGAGCTCCCCTCTGCTGGCCTACAGGCTTCTGGGGGAAGAGGGGGGCGCCTTCCCTCCCACTGGAGCCGGGGGATCTGGGGTGCCGTCAGCCCGAAAGCTCTCCACCTTCCTGGGTGTGGTAGTGCCCACCGTCCTGTCCATGTTTAGTATCGTCGTGTTTCTGAGGATCG GCTTCGTGGTGGGCCACGCTGGGCTGCTGCAGGCCTTGGCCATGCTCCTGGTTGCCTACATCATTCTGGCACTCACCGTCCTCTCAGTCTGTGCCATTGCCACCAATGGAGCGGTGAGAGGGGGCGGAGCCTACT TCATGATCAGCAGGACCCTGGGGCCGGAGGTTGGCGGCAGCATCGGCCTCATGTTCTACCTGGCCAACGTCTGTGGCTGTGCTGTGTCCCTGCTGGGACTGGTGGAGTCGGTGCTGGATGTCTTCGGGGCTG ACGTCACAGGCGCCAGTGGGATCCGGGTTCTACCCCAGGGTTACGGCTGGAATCTGCTCTACGGCTCCCTGCTGCTCGGCCTCGTGGGTGGCGTGTGCACACTGGGAGCTGGACTCTACGCCCGTGCCTCCTTTCTTACATTCCTGCTGGTCTCTGGCTCCCTGGCCTCCGTGCTGGTCAGCTTTGTGGCCATGAAACCCAAGGACATCCAGTTGGCGCCCCGACCAGGCACCAACGGCTCCGCTGTGCCACCCCGATATGGCCACTTCACTGGCTTCAACGGCAGCACCCTGAAGGACAACTTGGGTG CTGGTTATGCTGAGGACTACACCACGGGAGCCATGATGACCTTCGCTAGTGTCTTTGCGGTCCTCTTCAACGGCTGCACCGGCATCATGGCTGGGGCCAACATGTCAG GGGAGCTGAAGGACCCCAGCCGGGCGATTCCACTGGGCACCATCATCGCTGTGGCCTATACCTTCTTCATCtacatcctcctcttcttcctctccagctTCACTTGTGACAG GACCCTGCTTCAGGAAGACTATGGGTTCTTCCGTGGCATCAGCTTGTGGCCCCCACTCGTGTTGATCGGCATCTACGCCACGGCACTCTCGGCCTCCATGAGCTCTCTCATCGGCGCCTCCCGAATCCTGCATGCCCTGGCCCAGGATGACCTCTTCG gaGTCATCTTGGCACCGGCCAAGGTAGTCTCTGGAGGGGGTAACCCCTGGGGTGCTGTCCTGTATTCCTGGGGCCTAGTGCAG CTGGTGTTGCTGGCTGGGAAGCTGAACACGCTGGCTGCCGTGGTCACCGTCTTCTACTTGGTGGCCTATGCCGCCGTGGACCTGTCTTGCCTGAGTCTAGAGTGGGCTTCAGCCCCCAACTTCCG CCCCACCTTCAACCTGTTCTCCTGGCACACCTGCCTGCTCGGGGTGGCTTCCTGCCTGCTGATGATGTTCCTCATCAGCCCCGGGGCCGCCGGTGGGTCCCTTCTCCTCATGGGCCTGCTTTCCGCTCTTCTCACCGCGCGAGGAGGACCCAGTAGTTGGGGCTACGTCAGCCAAGCCTTGCTTTTCCACCAG GTGCGGAAGTACTTGCTCCGCCTGGATGTCCGCAAGGAGCATGTGAAGTTCTGGAGgccccagctgctgctcctggtGGGAAACCCTCGGGGTGCCCTGCCTCTGCTACGGCTGGCCAACCAGCTAAAGAAGGGGGGACTCTATGTGCTGGGCCACGTCACTCTGGGAGACCTTG ACTCTCTACCCTCAGACCCGGTACAGCCGCAGTATGGCGCGTGGCTGAGCCTGGTGGACCTTGCCCAAGTGAAGGCCTTTGTGGACCTCACTCTGTCACCCTCTGTGCGCCAGGGCGCTCAGCATCTACTGCGGATCTCTGGCCTCG GCGGCATGAAGCCCAACACGTTGGTGCTGGGTTTCTACGATGACGCCCCACCCCAGGACCATTTCCTAACAGACCCTGCCTTCTCCGAGCCTGCAGAGGGCACCCGAGAGGGCGGGTCGCCGGCCCTGAGCACGCTGTTCCCCCCACCTCGGGCTCCTGGGAGCCCCCGGGCTCTCAGTCCCCAGGACTACGTGGCCACGGTGGCAGATGCTCTCAAGATGAACAAGAATGTGGTCCTCGCCCGGGCTTGTGGGGCTCTGCCCCCGGAGCGGCTAAGCCGGGGGTCCGGGAGCAGCGCTCAGCTCCATCACGTGGACGTGTGGCCCTTGAACCTGCTGCGGCCCCGGGGTGGGCCCGGCTACGTGGACGTCTGTGGCCTTTTCCTGCTGCAGATGGCTACCATCTTAAGCATGGTGCCCGCCTGGCACAGTGCCCGGCTCCGGATCTTCCTGTGCTTGGGGCCTAGGGAGGCTCCTGGGGCAGCGGAGGGACGGCTCCGGGCTCTGTTGAGTCAACTCAGGATCCGGGCAGAGGTGCAAGAGGTGCCGTGGGGTGAAGGAGCCGAGACCGGGGAGCccgaggaggaggaaggggacttTGTGAACGGTGGTCGCGGAGATGAAGAGGCCGAGGCTCTGGCTTGCAGCGCCAACGCCCTG GTACCTGGCGCTGCTGGAAGTCCTGAGCCGTGA
- the Slc12a9 gene encoding solute carrier family 12 member 9 isoform X1 has protein sequence MASESSPLLAYRLLGEEGGAFPPTGAGGSGVPSARKLSTFLGVVVPTVLSMFSIVVFLRIGFVVGHAGLLQALAMLLVAYIILALTVLSVCAIATNGAVRGGGAYFMISRTLGPEVGGSIGLMFYLANVCGCAVSLLGLVESVLDVFGADVTGASGIRVLPQGYGWNLLYGSLLLGLVGGVCTLGAGLYARASFLTFLLVSGSLASVLVSFVAMKPKDIQLAPRPGTNGSAVPPRYGHFTGFNGSTLKDNLGAGYAEDYTTGAMMTFASVFAVLFNGCTGIMAGANMSGELKDPSRAIPLGTIIAVAYTFFIYILLFFLSSFTCDRTLLQEDYGFFRGISLWPPLVLIGIYATALSASMSSLIGASRILHALAQDDLFGVILAPAKVVSGGGNPWGAVLYSWGLVQLVLLAGKLNTLAAVVTVFYLVAYAAVDLSCLSLEWASAPNFRPTFNLFSWHTCLLGVASCLLMMFLISPGAAGGSLLLMGLLSALLTARGGPSSWGYVSQALLFHQVRKYLLRLDVRKEHVKFWRPQLLLLVGNPRGALPLLRLANQLKKGGLYVLGHVTLGDLDSLPSDPVQPQYGAWLSLVDLAQVKAFVDLTLSPSVRQGAQHLLRISGLGGMKPNTLVLGFYDDAPPQDHFLTDPAFSEPAEGTREGGSPALSTLFPPPRAPGSPRALSPQDYVATVADALKMNKNVVLARACGALPPERLSRGSGSSAQLHHVDVWPLNLLRPRGGPGYVDVCGLFLLQMATILSMVPAWHSARLRIFLCLGPREAPGAAEGRLRALLSQLRIRAEVQEVPWGEGAETGEPEEEEGDFVNGGRGDEEAEALACSANALVRAQQGRGTAGGGGPGGPEGRDGEEGPTTALTFLYLPRPPADPARYPRYLALLEVLSRDLGPTLLVHGVTPVTCTDL, from the exons ATGGCCAGCGAGAGCTCCCCTCTGCTGGCCTACAGGCTTCTGGGGGAAGAGGGGGGCGCCTTCCCTCCCACTGGAGCCGGGGGATCTGGGGTGCCGTCAGCCCGAAAGCTCTCCACCTTCCTGGGTGTGGTAGTGCCCACCGTCCTGTCCATGTTTAGTATCGTCGTGTTTCTGAGGATCG GCTTCGTGGTGGGCCACGCTGGGCTGCTGCAGGCCTTGGCCATGCTCCTGGTTGCCTACATCATTCTGGCACTCACCGTCCTCTCAGTCTGTGCCATTGCCACCAATGGAGCGGTGAGAGGGGGCGGAGCCTACT TCATGATCAGCAGGACCCTGGGGCCGGAGGTTGGCGGCAGCATCGGCCTCATGTTCTACCTGGCCAACGTCTGTGGCTGTGCTGTGTCCCTGCTGGGACTGGTGGAGTCGGTGCTGGATGTCTTCGGGGCTG ACGTCACAGGCGCCAGTGGGATCCGGGTTCTACCCCAGGGTTACGGCTGGAATCTGCTCTACGGCTCCCTGCTGCTCGGCCTCGTGGGTGGCGTGTGCACACTGGGAGCTGGACTCTACGCCCGTGCCTCCTTTCTTACATTCCTGCTGGTCTCTGGCTCCCTGGCCTCCGTGCTGGTCAGCTTTGTGGCCATGAAACCCAAGGACATCCAGTTGGCGCCCCGACCAGGCACCAACGGCTCCGCTGTGCCACCCCGATATGGCCACTTCACTGGCTTCAACGGCAGCACCCTGAAGGACAACTTGGGTG CTGGTTATGCTGAGGACTACACCACGGGAGCCATGATGACCTTCGCTAGTGTCTTTGCGGTCCTCTTCAACGGCTGCACCGGCATCATGGCTGGGGCCAACATGTCAG GGGAGCTGAAGGACCCCAGCCGGGCGATTCCACTGGGCACCATCATCGCTGTGGCCTATACCTTCTTCATCtacatcctcctcttcttcctctccagctTCACTTGTGACAG GACCCTGCTTCAGGAAGACTATGGGTTCTTCCGTGGCATCAGCTTGTGGCCCCCACTCGTGTTGATCGGCATCTACGCCACGGCACTCTCGGCCTCCATGAGCTCTCTCATCGGCGCCTCCCGAATCCTGCATGCCCTGGCCCAGGATGACCTCTTCG gaGTCATCTTGGCACCGGCCAAGGTAGTCTCTGGAGGGGGTAACCCCTGGGGTGCTGTCCTGTATTCCTGGGGCCTAGTGCAG CTGGTGTTGCTGGCTGGGAAGCTGAACACGCTGGCTGCCGTGGTCACCGTCTTCTACTTGGTGGCCTATGCCGCCGTGGACCTGTCTTGCCTGAGTCTAGAGTGGGCTTCAGCCCCCAACTTCCG CCCCACCTTCAACCTGTTCTCCTGGCACACCTGCCTGCTCGGGGTGGCTTCCTGCCTGCTGATGATGTTCCTCATCAGCCCCGGGGCCGCCGGTGGGTCCCTTCTCCTCATGGGCCTGCTTTCCGCTCTTCTCACCGCGCGAGGAGGACCCAGTAGTTGGGGCTACGTCAGCCAAGCCTTGCTTTTCCACCAG GTGCGGAAGTACTTGCTCCGCCTGGATGTCCGCAAGGAGCATGTGAAGTTCTGGAGgccccagctgctgctcctggtGGGAAACCCTCGGGGTGCCCTGCCTCTGCTACGGCTGGCCAACCAGCTAAAGAAGGGGGGACTCTATGTGCTGGGCCACGTCACTCTGGGAGACCTTG ACTCTCTACCCTCAGACCCGGTACAGCCGCAGTATGGCGCGTGGCTGAGCCTGGTGGACCTTGCCCAAGTGAAGGCCTTTGTGGACCTCACTCTGTCACCCTCTGTGCGCCAGGGCGCTCAGCATCTACTGCGGATCTCTGGCCTCG GCGGCATGAAGCCCAACACGTTGGTGCTGGGTTTCTACGATGACGCCCCACCCCAGGACCATTTCCTAACAGACCCTGCCTTCTCCGAGCCTGCAGAGGGCACCCGAGAGGGCGGGTCGCCGGCCCTGAGCACGCTGTTCCCCCCACCTCGGGCTCCTGGGAGCCCCCGGGCTCTCAGTCCCCAGGACTACGTGGCCACGGTGGCAGATGCTCTCAAGATGAACAAGAATGTGGTCCTCGCCCGGGCTTGTGGGGCTCTGCCCCCGGAGCGGCTAAGCCGGGGGTCCGGGAGCAGCGCTCAGCTCCATCACGTGGACGTGTGGCCCTTGAACCTGCTGCGGCCCCGGGGTGGGCCCGGCTACGTGGACGTCTGTGGCCTTTTCCTGCTGCAGATGGCTACCATCTTAAGCATGGTGCCCGCCTGGCACAGTGCCCGGCTCCGGATCTTCCTGTGCTTGGGGCCTAGGGAGGCTCCTGGGGCAGCGGAGGGACGGCTCCGGGCTCTGTTGAGTCAACTCAGGATCCGGGCAGAGGTGCAAGAGGTGCCGTGGGGTGAAGGAGCCGAGACCGGGGAGCccgaggaggaggaaggggacttTGTGAACGGTGGTCGCGGAGATGAAGAGGCCGAGGCTCTGGCTTGCAGCGCCAACGCCCTGGTGCGTGCCCAGCAGGGCCGAGGCACAGCAGGAGGAGGCGGCCCTGGGGGGCCtgaaggaagggatggggaggaggggccCACCACAGCCCTTACCTTCCTCTACCTGCCTCGACCGCCTGCCGATCCTGCCCGCTACCCCAGGTACCTGGCGCTGCTGGAAGTCCTGAGCCGTGACCTGGGTCCCACCCTTCTCGTTCATGGCGTCACTCCGGTCACCTGTACTGATCTCTGA